A stretch of Anaerobiospirillum thomasii DNA encodes these proteins:
- the nifS gene encoding cysteine desulfurase NifS, whose amino-acid sequence MNTSNMGAGDGIYLDNNATTMIDPKVVEAMMPYLTTYYGNASSQHGFGAPIAKAIARAREQVADLIGAQYPDEIIFTSCASESDNTALWTALWTQKNKNEIVTTKLEHPAIIDTCSFLEARGVNVKYLSAMQNGSLDPKAFESLLTDKTALASIMWANNETGNIYPVEQLADIAAAHNVLFHSDAVQAVGKIAIDVKNTQVRMLSFSGHKLHAPKGVGALYVRRGTRFLPYLHGGHQERGRRAGTENVPYIVGLGVACELAKAHLDELNTRVRALRDKLEQGIVSTIPEVIVTGKDTDRTPNTLNVAFKFIEGEAILLMLNEYGIAASSGSACSSESLEPSHVMQAMGIPFSAAHGTIRFSLSRFTTEAEIDEVLRVLPGIIERLRELSPYWNLNKPKVINASHEFDPDSDERH is encoded by the coding sequence ATGAATACAAGTAATATGGGTGCAGGTGACGGTATTTATCTTGATAACAATGCCACCACCATGATCGATCCTAAAGTGGTTGAGGCTATGATGCCATACCTTACCACTTATTATGGCAATGCTTCATCTCAGCACGGTTTTGGCGCTCCTATTGCCAAGGCCATAGCTAGAGCCCGTGAGCAGGTTGCCGATCTTATAGGTGCACAGTATCCAGATGAGATTATCTTTACCTCATGTGCCTCAGAGTCTGATAATACTGCCTTATGGACAGCACTGTGGACACAGAAGAACAAAAATGAGATTGTCACCACCAAGCTTGAGCATCCTGCCATTATTGACACCTGCTCATTCCTAGAGGCCCGTGGTGTTAATGTCAAATACCTCTCAGCCATGCAGAACGGCTCACTAGATCCTAAAGCATTTGAGTCACTGCTTACTGATAAAACAGCCCTGGCCTCAATTATGTGGGCCAACAATGAGACAGGTAATATCTATCCTGTAGAGCAGCTTGCTGACATTGCCGCAGCTCACAATGTACTGTTCCACTCAGATGCGGTGCAGGCTGTAGGTAAAATTGCCATAGATGTTAAAAACACTCAGGTGCGTATGCTCTCCTTCTCTGGTCACAAGCTGCATGCTCCAAAGGGTGTAGGTGCTCTGTATGTACGCCGTGGCACCAGATTCCTGCCATATCTGCATGGCGGTCATCAGGAGCGTGGACGTCGTGCCGGTACTGAAAACGTACCTTACATTGTAGGTTTAGGTGTAGCCTGTGAGCTTGCAAAGGCTCATCTGGATGAACTTAACACCCGTGTACGCGCACTGCGTGACAAGCTTGAGCAGGGTATTGTCAGCACCATTCCTGAGGTTATTGTTACCGGCAAGGATACTGACAGAACTCCAAATACTCTGAATGTGGCCTTTAAGTTTATTGAAGGTGAGGCTATTTTACTTATGCTCAATGAGTATGGTATTGCCGCCTCTTCAGGCTCTGCCTGCTCATCAGAGTCATTAGAGCCATCTCATGTAATGCAGGCTATGGGTATTCCATTCTCAGCAGCCCACGGCACCATACGCTTCTCATTATCACGCTTCACCACCGAAGCTGAAATTGATGAGGTACTGCGCGTACTTCCAGGCATTATTGAAAGACTGCGTGAGTTATCACCTTACTGGAATTTAAACAAGCCAAAGGTTATCAATGCAAGTCACGAGTTTGATCCAGACTCAGATGAAAGACATTAA
- a CDS encoding low molecular weight protein-tyrosine-phosphatase, whose product MINVLFICHGNICRSPMAEFLFKDLVKKEGLEKHFHIESAATSQEEIGNGVYPPVKQILSSLNIDCSEKTARQVTAQDFESYDYLIVMDENNMRNMHYLFPKGDFSKVAKLKDYCVQKGDIADPWYTGNFALTQKEITLGIRDFLDFIKYKSGRISGIAECSC is encoded by the coding sequence ATGATAAATGTACTTTTTATCTGTCATGGCAATATCTGCAGATCGCCTATGGCTGAGTTTTTATTTAAGGATCTGGTCAAAAAGGAAGGTCTTGAGAAGCACTTTCATATAGAATCAGCAGCCACTTCACAAGAAGAGATTGGCAATGGTGTCTACCCACCTGTAAAACAGATACTCTCATCTTTAAATATTGACTGCTCAGAAAAAACTGCAAGGCAGGTAACAGCACAGGATTTTGAGAGCTATGATTATCTTATTGTTATGGATGAGAATAATATGCGCAATATGCACTATCTCTTCCCTAAAGGTGATTTTTCAAAGGTAGCCAAGCTCAAAGATTACTGTGTGCAAAAAGGTGATATTGCAGATCCATGGTATACAGGCAATTTTGCTCTGACTCAAAAGGAAATTACCCTGGGTATACGTGACTTTCTTGATTTTATCAAATATAAAAGCGGTAGAATCAGCGGTATAGCCGAGTGTAGCTGCTAG
- a CDS encoding Lrp/AsnC family transcriptional regulator, with amino-acid sequence MISFKLDEYDLLLISALREDARLSLRDLSSIVGLSAPAIASRLKRLEGAGIIQAYRVIIGEKKFGLNIEARILVDVPVGLTERFILEMDKYLGVTELNRVTGAFGYELTGSFTDSCALNDFVRMLESTYGRCQVSVILKREITPRCALGKELAGV; translated from the coding sequence ATGATCTCATTTAAGTTAGATGAGTATGATCTGCTTTTAATCAGTGCTCTGCGTGAGGATGCACGTCTGTCACTACGCGATCTGAGCAGTATTGTAGGCTTGTCAGCACCGGCTATTGCCTCGCGTTTAAAAAGACTTGAGGGTGCAGGTATCATACAAGCCTACAGAGTGATTATAGGCGAGAAGAAGTTCGGTCTTAATATTGAGGCCAGGATACTTGTTGATGTGCCTGTAGGTCTTACCGAGCGTTTTATTCTTGAGATGGATAAATATCTTGGGGTGACAGAGCTCAATCGTGTTACAGGTGCCTTTGGCTATGAGCTTACAGGCAGTTTTACAGACAGCTGTGCTTTAAATGATTTTGTGCGCATGCTTGAGAGTACCTATGGCCGATGTCAGGTCAGCGTTATTTTAAAAAGAGAGATTACACCACGCTGCGCTCTTGGCAAAGAACTGGCCGGAGTTTAA
- a CDS encoding AAA family ATPase gives MDTHAKPKVLPGCESFEKLIQSNAYYVDKTSYLKTLLCSSDEVEIALFTRPRRFGKTLNMSMIKAFCELNYKNPGDTSYQQKLFIDNGRNFAVSQDEYKELRDKVMGQLPVIYVSFRGVEGLCFHQAVDKILTKIALLYKYFLFLADSRKIPQAQKDLFLSIYNFCFKHKGELKNDALLDTAISYCGTFIPTLADMIYTEYDRQVLILIDEYDVPLQKAVVAKEPYYDEMLAIIRDISVNTFKQDPDAWLYKGIITGCLKIAHQSVFTDANNFTTFNINDELYSSFFGFTQEQTDKIISDFGVESKRDEIKKWYNGYRFGHENVYCPWSLMEYCLSVTDGSEEPEAYWVNTSGNDIITLFTKNSIEANDGDNIQKLQDLMDGKSVLIKLSEFSVYPDIKQGMSFDTFFTMLLQTGYVTLTDDSALRGNVRVKIPNYEVRQAFESRLGVLYSEDDATWSAQGYNLLDALLCNDIAKAQDIINTVLKTYISIRHSGHEQYYHGFMQGLLIEAVTDCGITMLDESESGLGYSDIILKDSSNDRAVILEFKRAATDDCLEVANEATDQIIEKKYADLFSAQYKHVYGIGIGFFKKKCKTASLGNIAKKRGSE, from the coding sequence ATGGACACACACGCAAAGCCAAAAGTATTACCAGGCTGTGAGAGCTTTGAAAAGCTTATTCAATCTAATGCTTATTATGTAGATAAAACCTCATACTTAAAAACACTTCTTTGCAGCTCTGATGAGGTTGAAATTGCCTTATTCACAAGACCCCGTCGCTTTGGCAAAACTTTAAATATGTCCATGATAAAGGCCTTTTGTGAGCTTAACTATAAAAATCCTGGTGACACATCCTATCAGCAAAAACTCTTTATAGACAATGGCCGTAACTTTGCAGTCTCTCAGGATGAGTACAAAGAGCTGCGTGATAAGGTTATGGGACAGCTGCCTGTTATCTATGTCTCTTTTAGAGGTGTTGAGGGCCTATGTTTTCATCAGGCCGTTGATAAAATTCTTACTAAGATAGCACTGCTGTATAAATATTTTCTGTTTCTTGCAGATAGTAGAAAAATTCCTCAGGCGCAAAAAGATCTTTTTTTAAGTATTTACAATTTTTGTTTCAAACACAAAGGTGAATTAAAAAATGATGCTTTGCTTGATACAGCAATATCTTATTGTGGAACCTTCATACCAACACTTGCAGATATGATCTATACAGAGTATGACAGACAAGTTTTAATCCTTATAGATGAGTATGATGTGCCATTGCAAAAGGCAGTTGTGGCCAAAGAGCCGTATTATGATGAAATGCTGGCCATTATCCGCGATATAAGTGTTAATACCTTTAAGCAGGATCCAGATGCCTGGCTGTATAAGGGCATTATTACAGGCTGTTTAAAAATTGCCCATCAAAGTGTCTTTACTGATGCCAATAACTTTACCACCTTTAATATAAACGATGAGCTTTACTCATCCTTCTTTGGCTTTACGCAGGAGCAGACTGATAAAATCATCAGTGACTTTGGTGTTGAGTCTAAAAGAGATGAGATTAAAAAGTGGTATAACGGCTATAGATTTGGCCATGAGAATGTCTATTGCCCGTGGTCTTTAATGGAGTACTGTTTATCAGTAACTGATGGTAGCGAGGAGCCTGAGGCCTATTGGGTCAACACCTCTGGCAATGACATCATCACTCTGTTTACTAAAAACTCAATAGAGGCTAATGACGGTGACAATATACAAAAGCTACAGGATTTAATGGATGGTAAATCAGTTTTAATAAAACTCTCTGAATTTAGTGTTTATCCTGATATTAAACAAGGTATGAGCTTTGATACCTTTTTTACAATGCTGTTGCAGACAGGTTATGTTACCTTAACTGATGACTCAGCACTAAGAGGCAATGTCAGAGTTAAAATACCAAATTATGAGGTAAGACAGGCCTTTGAAAGCAGGCTTGGTGTTTTATATTCAGAGGACGATGCAACCTGGAGTGCACAGGGTTATAATCTTTTAGATGCATTACTGTGTAATGATATTGCCAAGGCTCAGGATATTATCAATACAGTATTGAAAACCTATATAAGTATTAGGCACTCAGGTCATGAGCAATACTATCATGGTTTTATGCAGGGTCTTTTGATAGAGGCTGTAACCGATTGTGGTATTACTATGTTAGATGAGAGTGAAAGTGGTCTTGGCTATAGTGACATCATTCTTAAAGACTCATCTAATGATAGAGCAGTTATATTAGAGTTTAAAAGAGCTGCAACAGATGACTGTCTAGAGGTCGCTAATGAGGCTACAGATCAAATCATAGAAAAGAAATATGCAGATCTGTTTAGTGCACAATATAAACATGTCTATGGCATTGGCATAGGCTTTTTCAAGAAAAAATGTAAGACTGCATCTTTGGGCAATATTGCAAAGAAGAGAGGATCTGAATAA
- a CDS encoding ExeA family protein, with translation MYQKYFSFSELPFEGTPDKNFYYVGANQHQSLDVLKDSLSRSGVICVLTGPSGTGKTTLVRMLIKSLPRRMRIIAIDDPRLSSEELLCTILLSCNIAASRNEGIANLTYKLRNMLESSMEMGIVTTVIIDEAQGLSDAVIEQIRLIYNIEGDFGKMLNFLLVGQEDLLEIIKQDCHKMFLNRIKSFCAIPAMQKNEVQAYINFRTMQAGCHHPLFTDRAITLLHHKSQGLPRTINIIADRALAIACDRQKNMVDSFILRKAAAQSLNESTFVQDIFRAIKSSLTGLAFYSKLSVITFALCVSFAIFAASLFFGDKIYKDELYDRRIDVALNYDKSVADAYQNYIDNVISGKNSKNRNLYQFNLDVWQSLFLNRATDTLIRLAGYQKSDKSLSSCADIESIDLKCTEHNGSLDKLLEHKSKAVISLLDENLMPFYAVLMYADESKAQILLDRHIWTVRRQYLDKVYNGSYIYLQPLALIDLFENFRQKTQSSTESAQTKGFRSEFKGFEELLELDYDKALLPYAKMAVKSMAFNRFVSLYKRVFVTRSEKLYKDFVRDYRHIKEDDREEAFFAYLSLYVKENVLDRLESQSTDAMSRALIIYYADNYNKDINALTQSLFLREHKSLISKEVVYAD, from the coding sequence ATGTATCAGAAGTATTTTTCATTTTCAGAGCTGCCTTTTGAAGGAACACCTGACAAGAATTTTTACTATGTAGGCGCCAATCAGCATCAGTCTTTGGACGTGCTTAAAGATTCACTCTCACGCTCAGGCGTAATCTGTGTGCTTACAGGTCCAAGCGGCACCGGTAAGACTACGCTGGTGCGCATGCTTATTAAATCTCTGCCGCGACGCATGAGAATTATTGCTATTGACGATCCGCGTCTGTCAAGTGAAGAGCTTTTGTGTACTATTCTTCTTTCATGCAATATTGCAGCAAGCCGCAATGAGGGTATTGCCAATTTAACCTACAAGCTTAGAAATATGCTTGAGTCTTCAATGGAGATGGGTATTGTCACCACTGTTATCATTGATGAGGCACAGGGCCTTAGCGATGCAGTGATTGAGCAGATAAGACTTATCTACAATATCGAAGGCGATTTTGGCAAGATGCTCAACTTTTTACTTGTAGGTCAGGAAGATCTGCTTGAGATTATCAAGCAGGACTGCCACAAGATGTTTTTAAACCGTATTAAAAGCTTCTGTGCCATTCCTGCCATGCAGAAAAATGAAGTGCAGGCCTATATCAATTTCAGAACTATGCAGGCAGGATGCCATCATCCTTTATTTACAGACAGAGCTATAACGCTGCTGCATCATAAATCACAGGGTCTGCCACGTACTATCAATATTATAGCTGACAGAGCTCTGGCCATTGCCTGTGACAGACAGAAGAACATGGTTGACAGCTTTATCTTAAGAAAAGCTGCAGCTCAGTCATTAAATGAAAGCACCTTTGTGCAGGATATTTTCAGAGCCATAAAAAGCTCGCTTACAGGTCTTGCGTTTTACTCCAAGCTCTCGGTTATAACCTTTGCGCTGTGTGTCTCCTTTGCCATATTTGCAGCCTCCTTGTTCTTTGGCGATAAAATCTATAAGGATGAGCTTTATGACAGGCGCATTGATGTGGCTTTGAACTATGATAAAAGTGTAGCCGATGCCTATCAAAACTATATAGACAATGTCATCTCGGGCAAAAATTCAAAAAACCGCAATCTGTATCAGTTCAATCTTGATGTGTGGCAGTCTTTGTTTTTAAACAGAGCCACAGATACTTTAATCCGTCTTGCAGGCTATCAAAAGAGTGACAAGTCACTCTCAAGCTGTGCTGATATTGAATCCATAGATTTAAAATGCACCGAGCACAACGGCTCTTTAGATAAGCTTTTAGAGCACAAGAGCAAGGCTGTCATATCACTGCTTGATGAAAATCTCATGCCTTTTTATGCAGTGCTTATGTATGCAGATGAGAGTAAGGCTCAGATCCTGCTTGACAGACATATCTGGACTGTAAGACGTCAATACCTTGATAAGGTTTACAATGGATCTTATATCTATCTGCAGCCTCTTGCCCTTATAGATCTTTTTGAAAACTTCAGGCAAAAAACTCAAAGCAGCACTGAAAGTGCACAGACTAAAGGCTTTAGATCAGAATTTAAAGGTTTTGAGGAGCTTTTAGAGCTTGATTATGACAAGGCTCTGCTGCCTTATGCGAAGATGGCGGTAAAAAGTATGGCCTTTAACCGCTTTGTAAGTCTGTACAAGAGGGTTTTTGTCACCCGCAGCGAAAAGCTTTATAAAGACTTTGTGCGCGATTATCGCCATATTAAAGAAGATGACAGAGAGGAAGCCTTCTTTGCCTATCTTAGCCTCTATGTAAAAGAAAATGTGCTAGACAGGCTTGAGAGTCAGTCAACAGATGCCATGTCACGTGCACTTATTATCTATTATGCTGACAATTATAATAAGGATATCAATGCACTGACGCAGTCTCTGTTTTTAAGGGAGCATAAATCTCTTATAAGTAAAGAGGTTGTCTATGCTGACTAA
- a CDS encoding heavy metal translocating P-type ATPase yields the protein MALHKVYKVEGMSCAACALKIQKALAKIEGVSNAQVALLQERVSLDLDKSSDSKLVLSCVEDLGYKISDTDAISSDAIQSGSAFDKDLVKLIVTACLCSLLMLFSMGPMFSFHIVDNAYGNALLQCALTAVIMYVQRHYFISGFKAILSKSANMDTLVALGSLISFIYSLVNTLLIDKDLTLQAVHHSLNLYYESAAMILTLISIGKYIEHKARVKTKDALDALVSLAPKTCRKIVGDRVLIVDAASIKKDDIIELKAGDSIGADGYLIQGSLSLDARAITGESLPQSVMCGDKVLSGCSVHSGYGQIQVTRSLKDSTLFEIIALVDKASAQKPDIARLADKIASIFVPAILIIALITFIVWYLKTSSLPLAFEFCVSVLVISCPCALGLATPTAIMVGTGLAARHGILFKSAKVIERLRLVDTVFFDKTGTLTQGSFKLLFMQGLVDALEPFYNQLVLSLEHKSSHLIATSLQKALKAQTVEVSDYSYKEGEGVFGTIFGTQYAFVNVKSAQRLGVTIDTSFLHSIDMYEKRGCLCLLLCDKDKVIALYVLGDSIKGSAYGLIDRLHKMHIKCTMLTGDGKSAAAYVASELCLDDYKYELLPKDKAFYIQSEQDNNKKVCFAGDGINDAPALASAFVGVGLKGASDIAIASCDVVLMQKSLHSLVNAIEISKRTVRNIKENLFWAFFYNIIAIPVACGVFYSADIKLNPMLCALLMSISSICVVLNALRLSFINLRANEDNNQRQENAKAGEIKMHKEIFIEGMSCSHCTSSVHKALSALPGVENLEVVLDEKKASFDLNSALDDAMLKSVVESLGFKVSAIK from the coding sequence ATGGCATTACACAAGGTTTATAAAGTAGAGGGCATGAGCTGCGCTGCCTGTGCTCTTAAAATACAAAAGGCTTTAGCAAAGATAGAGGGAGTGAGCAATGCACAGGTGGCACTGCTGCAAGAAAGAGTAAGTCTTGATCTGGACAAAAGCTCAGATAGTAAGCTCGTGCTCTCTTGTGTAGAAGATCTTGGCTATAAAATTTCAGATACAGATGCAATAAGTAGCGATGCTATACAATCTGGCAGCGCTTTTGATAAGGATCTTGTAAAGCTTATTGTAACTGCCTGTCTGTGCTCCTTACTTATGCTCTTTTCCATGGGGCCCATGTTCTCTTTTCACATTGTTGATAATGCCTATGGCAATGCCCTTTTGCAATGTGCTTTAACAGCTGTCATTATGTATGTACAGCGCCATTATTTTATAAGCGGCTTTAAAGCAATACTCTCAAAGTCTGCCAATATGGATACGCTTGTAGCCTTAGGCTCATTAATCTCCTTTATCTACTCACTTGTAAATACGCTCTTAATTGATAAAGATCTGACATTGCAGGCAGTGCATCATTCTTTAAATCTATATTATGAATCAGCTGCCATGATTTTAACTCTTATCAGTATTGGCAAGTATATAGAGCACAAGGCCAGGGTTAAAACCAAGGATGCCTTGGATGCCCTTGTATCTCTTGCGCCTAAGACCTGCCGCAAAATTGTAGGGGACAGGGTTTTAATTGTAGATGCTGCAAGTATCAAAAAGGACGATATTATTGAGCTTAAGGCAGGGGATAGTATTGGTGCTGATGGTTATCTGATACAGGGCTCATTAAGCCTTGATGCAAGGGCCATAACAGGCGAGTCACTGCCACAGAGCGTTATGTGCGGTGATAAGGTTTTATCTGGTTGCAGCGTGCACAGCGGCTATGGACAGATACAGGTGACCAGATCTTTAAAGGACAGCACATTATTTGAAATTATTGCCCTTGTGGATAAGGCCAGTGCCCAAAAGCCTGATATTGCCCGCCTTGCAGACAAAATTGCTTCAATCTTTGTCCCAGCAATTCTAATCATTGCTCTTATAACCTTTATTGTCTGGTATTTAAAAACCAGCAGTCTGCCTCTTGCCTTTGAATTTTGTGTAAGTGTGCTTGTGATCTCCTGCCCCTGTGCCTTAGGCCTTGCCACACCAACTGCCATTATGGTGGGAACAGGTCTTGCAGCCCGTCATGGCATTTTATTTAAATCAGCCAAAGTCATTGAGCGCTTAAGACTTGTTGATACTGTGTTTTTTGACAAGACAGGTACTCTGACACAAGGCTCATTTAAACTTTTATTTATGCAGGGCTTAGTTGATGCTCTTGAGCCTTTTTACAATCAGCTTGTGTTATCCCTTGAGCATAAAAGCTCGCATTTAATTGCCACATCCTTGCAAAAGGCTCTAAAGGCTCAGACAGTGGAGGTCAGTGATTATAGCTATAAAGAGGGTGAGGGCGTCTTTGGCACTATCTTTGGGACACAATATGCCTTTGTCAATGTCAAAAGTGCGCAAAGACTGGGGGTTACAATTGATACAAGCTTTTTACACAGCATTGATATGTATGAAAAAAGAGGCTGTCTGTGTCTTCTTTTGTGCGATAAGGATAAAGTTATAGCTTTGTATGTTCTTGGCGATAGCATAAAAGGCAGTGCCTATGGCCTTATAGACAGGCTGCATAAGATGCACATCAAATGCACTATGCTCACAGGTGATGGTAAAAGTGCAGCTGCCTATGTAGCCTCAGAGCTTTGTCTTGATGATTATAAATATGAGCTTTTGCCAAAAGATAAGGCCTTTTATATACAAAGTGAGCAGGATAATAATAAAAAGGTGTGCTTTGCAGGAGATGGCATCAATGATGCGCCGGCCCTGGCTTCTGCCTTTGTGGGCGTGGGACTTAAGGGGGCTAGTGATATTGCCATTGCCTCATGTGATGTGGTCTTAATGCAAAAATCACTGCACTCACTTGTCAATGCCATTGAGATATCAAAGCGCACTGTAAGAAATATCAAAGAGAATTTATTTTGGGCCTTTTTTTACAATATTATTGCCATACCTGTTGCCTGTGGCGTATTCTATAGTGCAGATATAAAGCTAAATCCTATGCTTTGTGCTCTTTTGATGAGTATAAGCTCCATATGCGTGGTTTTAAATGCACTGCGACTGTCCTTTATCAATCTAAGAGCCAATGAGGATAATAATCAAAGGCAGGAAAATGCCAAAGCAGGAGAGATAAAAATGCATAAGGAAATATTTATTGAAGGTATGAGCTGCTCCCACTGCACCTCATCTGTTCACAAGGCCTTATCTGCACTGCCAGGCGTTGAGAATCTTGAGGTTGTACTTGATGAGAAAAAGGCCAGCTTTGATTTAAACAGCGCTCTTGATGATGCTATGTTAAAGAGTGTGGTTGAGTCTCTTGGCTTTAAGGTAAGTGCCATCAAATGA
- the nifU gene encoding Fe-S cluster assembly protein NifU → MWDYSDKVKDHFLHPRNARVIEDANAVGDVGSIICGDALRLMLKVNPTTNVIEDAAFQTYGCGSAIASSSALTEMVKGLTLEEAETITNQQIADYLGGLPPEKMHCSVMGREALDAAIAHYHGKTYEHAHDDGEIVCHCFGVGVNKIKKAVWENHLTTVEDVTNYTKAGGGCMSCHMRIEEIIDEVWVDLERCGVPRPGYVPTEIPSIKIQTVAEPAPAIEEQAALDNKTLSSEIYDNVVQVLDEVKSGLVPDGSSVELVAIDGDTVTVKLSGQVANGLMSDMTLTFISKKLAESVGREIAVVTR, encoded by the coding sequence ATGTGGGATTACTCTGATAAGGTCAAGGATCACTTTTTACATCCACGCAATGCACGTGTTATCGAAGATGCCAACGCTGTAGGCGATGTTGGCTCTATCATCTGCGGTGACGCTCTGCGTTTAATGCTCAAGGTGAATCCAACCACCAATGTTATTGAGGATGCCGCCTTCCAGACCTATGGCTGCGGAAGCGCTATTGCATCATCATCTGCTCTGACAGAGATGGTCAAGGGCCTGACATTAGAAGAGGCTGAGACTATTACCAATCAGCAGATTGCAGATTATCTAGGTGGTCTGCCTCCAGAGAAAATGCATTGTTCTGTTATGGGTCGCGAGGCTTTAGATGCAGCTATTGCCCACTACCACGGCAAGACCTATGAGCATGCCCATGATGACGGTGAGATTGTCTGTCACTGCTTTGGCGTAGGCGTCAACAAGATTAAAAAAGCAGTGTGGGAAAACCATTTAACCACAGTTGAGGATGTAACCAACTATACCAAGGCCGGCGGTGGCTGTATGTCATGCCACATGCGCATTGAAGAGATCATTGATGAGGTATGGGTTGATTTAGAGCGCTGCGGTGTACCAAGACCAGGTTATGTTCCTACAGAAATTCCTTCCATCAAGATTCAGACTGTAGCAGAGCCAGCCCCTGCCATTGAAGAGCAGGCAGCTCTTGATAACAAGACTTTAAGTTCTGAGATCTATGACAATGTGGTACAGGTTTTAGATGAGGTTAAATCAGGTCTGGTGCCTGACGGCAGCTCTGTAGAGCTTGTGGCTATTGACGGTGATACCGTAACAGTCAAGCTTTCAGGTCAGGTGGCCAATGGTCTTATGTCAGATATGACCTTAACCTTTATCAGCAAGAAATTAGCTGAAAGTGTTGGTCGTGAGATTGCTGTAGTTACAAGGTAG
- a CDS encoding (2Fe-2S)-binding protein produces the protein MENLPFTDENNEKICYCFGVDSFTIKKAIYLDKLKTVEEVTEKTKAGGGCMSCHMRIEELLDEVWAIIEKEQNIKRD, from the coding sequence ATGGAAAACCTGCCATTTACTGATGAGAACAATGAAAAGATTTGTTACTGCTTTGGTGTAGACTCCTTTACCATTAAAAAGGCCATCTATCTTGATAAATTAAAAACCGTAGAGGAAGTAACAGAAAAAACCAAGGCCGGTGGTGGTTGTATGTCATGCCATATGCGCATTGAAGAGCTTCTGGACGAGGTCTGGGCTATTATTGAAAAAGAGCAGAATATTAAACGTGACTAA